The following coding sequences are from one Halobacteria archaeon AArc-dxtr1 window:
- the pstC gene encoding phosphate ABC transporter permease subunit PstC, translated as MVERTESRRDSRLGRRLLAERLSSYWLTGAGYFAIAIFAFIVLALLYQSLPLLSEYSLVQALTSSNWDPAQNEFGFLPAIVGTIYVTALTMVMGTPIAILAAIYIAEYAEGRMKVLVSSFIDVLAAVPSVIFGLVALIVVVPFVGDYLAPAVGSGSTGLGIFTVSVVMAIVVTPFMISLTVESLEALPDELRESSLGVGATKWETIRSVLLRAAGPGIFSAILLGFGRVFGATIVPAMLIGGQTHIPDSLFATGQTLPTLVVNDYGELMSLPLTQSALIFVGLMLVVVVWLFNFGAMLVRRRLKRRWQY; from the coding sequence ATGGTAGAACGGACGGAATCGAGACGTGACAGCCGCCTCGGTCGACGGCTGCTCGCCGAACGGCTGAGTAGCTACTGGCTGACCGGCGCTGGCTACTTTGCGATCGCGATCTTCGCCTTCATCGTGCTGGCGCTGCTCTACCAGTCGCTCCCGCTGCTATCGGAGTACTCGCTGGTACAGGCGCTGACCTCGTCGAACTGGGATCCCGCTCAGAACGAGTTCGGGTTCCTGCCGGCCATCGTCGGGACGATCTACGTGACGGCGCTGACGATGGTGATGGGAACGCCGATCGCGATCCTTGCGGCGATCTACATCGCCGAGTACGCCGAGGGTCGGATGAAGGTGCTCGTCTCCTCATTTATCGACGTGCTCGCGGCGGTCCCGAGCGTCATCTTCGGGCTCGTCGCGCTGATCGTCGTCGTTCCGTTCGTCGGCGATTACCTCGCACCGGCGGTCGGCTCCGGCTCGACCGGGCTCGGGATCTTCACCGTCAGCGTCGTGATGGCGATCGTCGTCACGCCGTTTATGATCTCGCTGACCGTCGAGTCGCTCGAGGCTCTTCCCGACGAACTCCGGGAGTCCTCGCTGGGCGTCGGCGCAACCAAGTGGGAGACGATCCGGTCCGTACTGTTGCGGGCCGCGGGGCCGGGTATCTTCTCGGCGATCCTGCTCGGCTTCGGTCGCGTCTTCGGGGCGACGATCGTTCCCGCAATGCTCATCGGTGGGCAGACCCACATTCCGGACTCGCTGTTCGCGACGGGGCAGACCCTGCCGACGCTGGTCGTCAACGACTACGGTGAACTGATGAGCCTGCCGCTGACCCAATCGGCGCTGATCTTCGTCGGCCTGATGCTCGTCGTCGTTGTCTGGCTGTTCAACTTCGGCGCCATGCTCGTCCGCCGCCGGCTCAAACGGAGGTGGCAGTACTGA